The genome window CGCAAGGTGTGGAGCTGACCGGTACTAATCGCTCGGAAATTTTGACTTAACTCAAAATTATACGCAACGCACTGTGAAGTGGCACTGGAAGTTCTTCTCTATACAGCTTTTGAGGAAGCAAAATTTCCCGACGCGATCGGCTGGAGCTCCGGCTCGCCATCGCTTCGGGGATCAAGTTTCTGGCGTCCATAGCGGCGGGGTCCCACCCGTTCCCATCCCGAACACGGCAGTTAAGCCCGCCAGCGCCAATGATAGTCGGACCGCAGGGTCCCTCGAAAGTAGGTCGACGCCGGATTATCAGTAGAAGAGCCCGCCGAACACACGGCGGGCTCTTTCTGTATGCGGCGAAAGGATGGGCCGTGCGAATGCGATTGCTTCAGTCGATCACGGCGCGAGCTTTACTCGTCGCCGCTTTCAGTCTTGCGTGCGGGTTGAGTGCGACGGCCGGCGCCCGTGCGCAGAGTGCACAAGATGGCGGGCAGGGGACGTCCGACGTCGTGAGCATGGATCTGCTGCAGGCCGAGAAGCTCACCCAGGCCGGCAACAATAAAGAAGCGCTCGAGCTGCTCGATCGCTACATCAGCGCTCATCCGAACGTGGCCCGAGCGCTCGTCGATCGCGGCGATGTCTACCAGAACAGCGGTGACCAGGCTAAAGCCATCGCCGACTATACCGCCGCCATTGGGGTGAACCCGGACTATGCCTATGCCTACGCTTCTCGATGCGAGTCCCGCTGGGATATCGACCAGTCGAAGGAGGCGTTAGCTGATTGTAGCCGCGCGATCGAACTCAATCCGAATTACGGCTACGCATTGCGCCAACGCGCCTTAGTCGAGCTCGACCTCGACGATTCCGCCTCCGCCGCTCGCGATATCGATCGCGCGATCGATATCGATCCCAACTCCGCCTCGAATTTGTCGGCACGCTGCCGGGTCCGGCTGGCACAATTGCAGCCGGCGATGGCGCTTACCGATTGCAGCGCGGCCATCACGCTGGACGGCGACTGGCCGACGCCGCGCTTCTACCGCGGACGCGCCGAGATCCAACTCGAACAGTGGACGGCGGCCGAAGCCGACTTCACGAAATATCTCGAGCTCGAGCCGAGTGGCGACAACGCGCGGTATTGGCGCGCGACCGCACGCTTTCGCCTGCAGCAGTATGCCGGGGCGCTCATCGACGTCAACGGTTACTTGAAGGCGCATCCTGACGATGGCGACGGCTATTTGCTCTTAGCGAACATTCAACTCGGTCAGGGTCAGCGCGACGCCGCTCGCGAGGCGGCTAATAACGCTCTGCGACACTACCGCATCGAAAACGACGATAGCGGCGCGGCGCGCGCCCAAACGTTTCTCGACTCGCTACAATAAATGGGCACGTCGCAAAATGCGCCGCACGTGCGGCTCGTGCCGGTAACGGAAGCCGCATTCCGTTGGATGCTCGGACGGGGCGATCCGGTCGACGAACTGCAATTGCCCCAAGGCGGTGTCGACGAACCGGAAATTATCGAGCACGTCCGGCGTCTATCCGAACGTCAAGGCTACGCTGGTTCCTGGATGATCGTCGCCGGCAGCGAAGTCGTCGGCTTATGCGGCTATCACGGGCCGCCGGTCGCTGGAATCGTCGAGATCGGCTACAACGTCGCGCCCGCTCGGCGCAACCGTGGATTCGCGACGCACGGGGTTGCTGCGATCGTCCGTTCCGCAGAAGAAGACGATGCGATCCATACGATCGTTGCCGAAACGCTCGCCGGTAACATCGCCTCGCAGCGCGCGCTCGAGCGAAATGCATTCGTTCGCGTCAGCGAACGCCCGACCGCCGGCGAAGCGGTTATCCGGTGGTCTCGAAACGTACTACGTAAAACGGCTTAAATTCGAGCTGTTCGACCGAATCCTCGTCGAGCGGGATAATATCGAGATGTTGACCGCCGCCGCCGAACATCGTCCGAAAGGCCAAACCGGTTTCCGAGATTACTTGCTCGTCGACGTCGGGACCGACGAAGCGCAGGCCTAAGGCGACCGATTCGTCACCTTGTCCGGAATACCGCACGCGCATAAGGTACGCTTCGGCTA of Candidatus Tumulicola sp. contains these proteins:
- a CDS encoding GNAT family protein; translated protein: MGTSQNAPHVRLVPVTEAAFRWMLGRGDPVDELQLPQGGVDEPEIIEHVRRLSERQGYAGSWMIVAGSEVVGLCGYHGPPVAGIVEIGYNVAPARRNRGFATHGVAAIVRSAEEDDAIHTIVAETLAGNIASQRALERNAFVRVSERPTAGEAVIRWSRNVLRKTA
- a CDS encoding enhanced serine sensitivity protein SseB C-terminal domain-containing protein, whose translation is MDGVPIEAMEVTAIEVLGEQPNGETEREFKRSISGIFRLHPTVAEAYLMRVRYSGQGDESVALGLRFVGPDVDEQVISETGLAFRTMFGGGGQHLDIIPLDEDSVEQLEFKPFYVVRFETTG
- a CDS encoding tetratricopeptide repeat protein translates to MRLLQSITARALLVAAFSLACGLSATAGARAQSAQDGGQGTSDVVSMDLLQAEKLTQAGNNKEALELLDRYISAHPNVARALVDRGDVYQNSGDQAKAIADYTAAIGVNPDYAYAYASRCESRWDIDQSKEALADCSRAIELNPNYGYALRQRALVELDLDDSASAARDIDRAIDIDPNSASNLSARCRVRLAQLQPAMALTDCSAAITLDGDWPTPRFYRGRAEIQLEQWTAAEADFTKYLELEPSGDNARYWRATARFRLQQYAGALIDVNGYLKAHPDDGDGYLLLANIQLGQGQRDAAREAANNALRHYRIENDDSGAARAQTFLDSLQ